One genomic segment of Ipomoea triloba cultivar NCNSP0323 chromosome 9, ASM357664v1 includes these proteins:
- the LOC116029751 gene encoding uncharacterized protein LOC116029751 has translation MDKSWMNASRISQEYDNGVKNFINFAKNNLPGSNERLLCPCKKCCNQKRLCVKDVYDDLICHGINPSYIYDDLICHGINPSYTKWIWHGHGINPSYTKWIWHGERINPSYTKWIWHGESNVPSYTKWIWHGESNVASYTKWIWHGESNVGTTSNMYVDNEENEDDESEDQLDEMFRDVGEEFIDRSNELDELLKDSKLPLWPGCSKYTRLSAVLKLFNLKVENGWSDKSFTALLEILKGMLPDDNELAKSTYDAKKILCPMGIGYKKIHVCPNDCILFRNDYKDLHACPICGASRFKTRENVAGKVSLKSPPAKVMWYLPILSRFKRMFANPSDAKNLTWHADQKISDGKLRHPADSRQWTTFDNAFLEFGHELRYLRLGLCTDGMNLHGNLSSKHSSWPVMLVIYNLPPWLCMKRKYILLCLMIYGPKQPGNDIDVFLAPLIEDLKSLWDEGALVFDAYRKESFKLHAMLFCTINDFPAYGNLSGYSVKGHKACPICEENTCYHQLVHGRKTVYMGHRRFLDKFHPYRRLKKSFNGVQDYTDAPQPLTGIQVYERVDCINVTFGKTQKLKSQRGKRSESNVDVPSNEKSPWKKKSIFFDLPYWKTLDVRHSIDVMHVEKNVCDSLVGTLLDIKGKTKDGLNARLDLIEMGIRPTLAPRSGDKKTYLPPAAHTLSRKEKISFCECLRRVKVPQWYSSNINRLVNIQDLKLVGLKSHDCHALMQQLLSVAVRGILPKKLRYTVIRLCFFFNAICAKVIDLDKLDEL, from the coding sequence atggataaaagttggatgaatGCTTCTCGAATTAGTCAAGAATACGATAATggagttaaaaattttattaactttgcaAAGAATAACCTTCCGGGTAGTAATGAAAGACTCCTTTGTCCTTGTAAGAAGTGTTGTAATCAGAAAAGGTTATGTGTGAAAGACGTATATGATGATCTAATCTGTCATGGGATTAATCCAtcttatatatatgatgatctaATCTGTCATGGGATTAATCCATcttatacaaaatggatatggcatggtcATGGGATTAATCCATcttatacaaaatggatatggcatggtgaaagGATTAATCCATcttatacaaaatggatatggcatggtgaaagcAATGTGCCATcttatacaaaatggatatggcatggtgaaagcAATGTGGCATcttatacaaaatggatatggcatggtgaaagcAATGTGGGTACAACATCTAACATGTATGTTGACAAcgaagaaaatgaagatgatgagtctgAAGATCAATTAGATGAAATGTTTCGCGATGTTGGAGAGGAGTTCATCGATCGGTCAAACGAGTTGGATGAATTATTGAAGGATTCAAAATTACCTTTATGGCCGGGTTGTAGTAAATATACCCGATTATCTGCtgtattaaaattattcaacttGAAAGTTGAGAATGGGTGGAGTGACAAGAGCTTTACTGCGTTACTTGAGATATTAAAGGGAATGCTTCCAGATGATAATGAACTGGCGAAGAGTACATATGATGCCAAGAAGATTTTGTGTCCCATGGGTATTGGATATAAAAAGATACATGTTTGCCCTAACGATTGCATATTGTTTAGGAATGATTACAAAGATTTGCATGCATGTCCAATATGTGGGGCATCTCGTTTCAAAACAAGAGAGAATGTTGCTGGGAAAGTAAGTTTGAAAAGTCCACCAGCTAAAGTTATGTGGTATCTTCCAATTCTCTCAAGATTTAAGCGTATGTTTGCTAATCCAAGCGACGCGAAAAACTTAACATGGCATGCAGATCAAAAAATTTCTGATGGCAAGCTTCGACACCCGGCTGATTCTCGTCAATGGACAACATTTGATAATGCATTTCTTGAATTTGGTCACGAGCTGAGATATCTTAGGCTTGGACTTTGTACTGATGGTATGAACCTTCACGGGAACCTAAGTAGCAAACATAGCTCGTGGCCAGTTATGttggtaatttataatttacctccttggttgtgtatgaaacgCAAATACATATTATTGTGCTTAATGATTTATGGGCCAAAACAACCAGGAAATGATATAGATGTCTTTTTGGCGCCTTTGATTGAAGACTTGAAAAGTTTGTGGGATGAAGGTGCGTTAGTGTTTGACGCATACCGAAAAGAGAGTTTTAAGTTGCATGCAATGCTTTTCTGCACAATCAATGACTTTCCGGCTTATGGAAACCTATCTGGATATAGTGTCAAAGGACATAAGGCATGCCCCATATGTGAAGAGAATACATGTTATCATCAACTTGTTCATGGCAGAAAGACAGTCTACATGGGGCATCGAAGATTTCTAGATAAATTTCACCCTTatcgaagattaaaaaaatctttCAATGGGGTACAAGACTATACAGATGCTCCACAACCATTAACTGGCATTCAAGTTTATGAACGCGTAGACTGTATCAATGTTACTTTTGGTAAGACTCAAAAACTTAAATCTCAAAGAGGTAAGAGATCAGAATCTAATGTTGATGTACCATCAAATGAGAAGAGTCCGtggaaaaagaaatcaatattctttgatcttcCATATTGGAAGACACTTGATGTCAGACATAGTATTGATGTGATGcatgttgagaaaaatgtgTGTGATAGTCTTGTTGGAACTCTTTTAGACATAAAAGGTAAGACTAAAGATGGTCTCAATGCTAGATTGGACTTGATTGAAATGGGTATACGACCTACATTAGCTCCACGTAGTGGTGATAAGAAGACATATTTGCCTCCAGCTGCTCATACTTTGTCAAGAAAGGAGAAAATTAGTTTTTGTGAATGTTTACGTAGGGTGAAGGTACCACAATGGTACTCATCAAATATCAATAGACTTGTTAATAtccaagatttaaaattggtgGGATTGAAGTCTCATGATTGCCATGCCttaatgcaacaactattgTCAGTGGCTGTTAGAGGCATATTGCCTAAAAAGTTGAGATATACCGTCATCagactttgtttctttttcaatgcAATTTGCGCGAAAGTCATTGATCTAGACAAATTAGATGAATTGTAG